A region of Candidatus Tanganyikabacteria bacterium DNA encodes the following proteins:
- a CDS encoding phenylacetate--CoA ligase family protein, which yields MTTADLAQNGRVGLVLDHAARTGFWRPRLEAAGWEPGLPAAEAPAVLARVEILTKEELTEHGPPLRTDMLSGPLREAFVFRSGGTTGKPKFAVFANGEFRALVQPFIRTYRAAGLEDSDRVANLFAGGSLYASFVFVNRCLEELGVLNLPYMMSAPPELLAAQWDLFGLNTVLGFPTHLLQAVPAIGPGKVEKLFYAGEHLYADDRRVLREKYGVRHIASAGYGAVDTGLMGFQCPRCQGAEHHLLDTHAILEIVDPETLAPVPVGEPGLILCTVLDRLLMPVLRYSIGDMGRWLDGACPCGLPERRFELLRRGDDVLRIGIANVAYDEVLSAVGECGAMQIVKERRDGRDRLLLRIEPRGEARPSGEIRERLFAVKPDIAKLVSTGHIADLAIEWVAPGELPRSPLTGKLRKTEDRA from the coding sequence ATGACGACCGCTGACCTGGCGCAGAATGGTCGCGTCGGCCTGGTCCTGGACCATGCGGCCCGCACCGGTTTCTGGCGGCCGCGCCTGGAAGCCGCCGGCTGGGAGCCGGGCCTGCCGGCCGCCGAGGCGCCGGCGGTGCTGGCCCGCGTGGAGATCCTGACCAAGGAGGAGCTGACCGAGCACGGCCCGCCGCTCCGGACCGACATGCTGAGCGGCCCGTTGCGGGAGGCCTTCGTGTTTCGCAGCGGCGGCACCACGGGCAAGCCCAAGTTCGCCGTCTTCGCCAACGGCGAGTTCCGCGCGCTGGTGCAGCCCTTCATCCGCACCTACCGCGCCGCCGGCCTGGAGGATAGCGACCGCGTGGCGAACCTCTTCGCGGGCGGCAGCCTCTACGCGTCGTTCGTGTTCGTCAATCGCTGCCTGGAGGAACTCGGGGTCCTCAACCTGCCCTACATGATGTCGGCGCCGCCCGAGTTGCTGGCCGCGCAATGGGATCTCTTCGGGCTCAACACCGTGCTGGGCTTCCCGACGCACCTGCTGCAGGCGGTGCCGGCAATTGGCCCGGGCAAGGTCGAGAAGCTCTTCTACGCCGGCGAGCACCTCTACGCCGACGATCGGCGCGTGCTGCGCGAGAAGTACGGTGTGCGGCACATCGCCTCCGCGGGCTACGGCGCGGTGGACACCGGCCTGATGGGCTTCCAGTGCCCGCGGTGCCAGGGCGCGGAGCACCACCTCCTGGACACGCACGCCATCCTCGAAATAGTCGATCCCGAGACGCTGGCTCCCGTGCCGGTCGGCGAGCCGGGCCTGATCCTGTGCACCGTGCTGGATCGGCTCCTCATGCCGGTCCTGCGCTACTCGATCGGCGACATGGGCCGCTGGCTGGACGGGGCCTGCCCGTGCGGCCTGCCCGAGCGGCGCTTCGAGTTGCTCCGCCGCGGCGACGACGTCCTGCGCATCGGCATCGCCAACGTCGCGTACGACGAGGTCCTCTCGGCGGTCGGCGAGTGCGGAGCCATGCAGATCGTCAAGGAGCGCCGGGACGGCCGCGATCGCCTGCTGCTGCGCATCGAGCCCCGGGGCGAGGCGAGGCCGTCAGGCGAGATTCGCGAGCGGCTCTTCGCCGTGAAGCCGGACATCGCCAAGTTGGTCAGCACGGGGCACATCGCCGATCTGGCCATCGAGTGGGTGGCGCCCGGAGAGCTCCCGCGCTCGCCCCTGACCGGCAAGCTGCGCAAGACCGAGGACCGGGCATGA
- a CDS encoding acyl-protein synthase produces the protein MSAIDRLLALEDVYDASPAAEGLFLEAMRDVVAWHCERNEAYRNLCALRGFDPGAWDDLAFIPHVFVNAFKAHELLSVPREEVALNLTSSGTSGQKSQIFFDRVSLDRALGMVERVFAAQGMVDRSEEVNYLLFAYDPEEAKNVGTAYTDENLTTFTGRRAVFHALRWSARTGKFEFDLEGAYRKLREYAADGYPTRILGFPAFLNRMVDHHCAMSAPDFDLGPRSFVHTGGGWKASEHEAIDKAEFRAKVGAAFGVPDRNIRDGYGLVEHSVPYIECEEHRFHVPVFARAYSRDVVSLEVLPEGETGFLHLLTPYIRSMPAHSLLTSDLAIVRRGCPCGRQTAWIELRGRAGVKKNKGCAITALEALPA, from the coding sequence ATGAGCGCCATCGATCGGCTGCTTGCCCTGGAAGACGTCTACGACGCCTCGCCGGCGGCCGAGGGCCTGTTCCTGGAGGCCATGCGGGACGTGGTGGCCTGGCATTGCGAGCGCAACGAGGCCTACCGCAACCTGTGCGCGCTGCGCGGCTTCGATCCCGGCGCCTGGGACGATCTCGCGTTCATCCCGCACGTGTTCGTCAACGCCTTCAAGGCTCACGAACTCCTGTCGGTACCCCGCGAGGAGGTCGCCCTCAACCTGACCAGCAGCGGCACTTCGGGCCAGAAGAGCCAGATCTTCTTCGATCGGGTGTCGCTCGATCGCGCCCTGGGGATGGTCGAACGCGTCTTCGCGGCGCAGGGGATGGTGGACCGGAGCGAGGAGGTCAACTACCTCCTGTTCGCCTACGATCCCGAGGAGGCCAAGAACGTGGGCACGGCGTACACCGACGAGAACCTGACCACGTTCACGGGCCGCCGGGCGGTCTTCCACGCCCTGCGCTGGAGCGCCCGCACCGGCAAGTTCGAGTTCGATCTCGAGGGCGCCTACCGGAAGTTGCGCGAGTACGCCGCCGACGGCTACCCCACGCGGATCCTCGGCTTCCCCGCCTTCCTCAACCGCATGGTCGATCACCACTGCGCCATGTCCGCTCCCGACTTCGACCTGGGGCCGCGCAGCTTCGTGCACACGGGCGGAGGCTGGAAGGCGTCCGAGCACGAAGCCATCGACAAGGCCGAGTTTCGCGCCAAGGTTGGGGCGGCCTTCGGCGTGCCCGACCGCAACATCCGCGACGGCTACGGCCTGGTCGAGCACTCGGTGCCGTACATCGAGTGCGAGGAGCACCGCTTCCATGTCCCGGTGTTCGCCCGGGCGTATTCCCGCGACGTGGTGAGCCTGGAGGTGCTGCCGGAAGGCGAGACGGGCTTCCTGCACCTCCTGACGCCCTACATCCGCTCGATGCCGGCCCATTCGCTGCTCACCAGCGATCTGGCGATCGTCCGCCGCGGCTGCCCGTGCGGGCGGCAGACCGCCTGGATCGAGTTGCGGGGCCGGGCGGGCGTGAAGAAGAACAAGGGCTGCGCCATCACCGCGCTGGAGGCGCTGCCGGCCTGA
- a CDS encoding HD-GYP domain-containing protein has translation MGHSKLFSFRRQPGDRGDPEPHRPFPISRLQFDDPALQVLIRALEMRDPFTLGHAERVADMSVAVAQRLRWDDEQITGLRLGALLHDLGNLGVEDRILNKVGRLTPEEIAKMQAHTRLGGMLIEGIPALEPALPIILFHHERWDGAGYPKRLLGTDIPIEARIVAITDAYDAMISTRSYRKSMTPEEAVRELKRASGYQFDPTLLAAFLEVLNHH, from the coding sequence GTGGGCCACTCGAAACTCTTTTCCTTTCGCCGGCAGCCGGGCGATCGCGGCGACCCGGAGCCCCATCGGCCGTTTCCCATTTCCCGCCTGCAATTCGACGATCCCGCCCTGCAGGTCCTGATTCGCGCGCTGGAGATGCGCGATCCTTTCACGCTCGGGCATGCCGAACGCGTCGCCGACATGTCCGTCGCGGTCGCGCAACGGCTCCGCTGGGACGACGAGCAAATCACCGGCCTGCGGCTGGGAGCCCTCCTCCACGATCTGGGCAACCTGGGCGTCGAAGATCGCATTCTCAACAAGGTCGGGCGCCTGACCCCGGAGGAGATCGCCAAGATGCAGGCGCACACCCGGCTCGGCGGTATGCTCATCGAGGGAATTCCCGCTCTCGAGCCCGCGCTGCCGATCATCCTGTTCCATCACGAACGCTGGGACGGCGCCGGATATCCCAAGCGCCTGCTCGGGACCGACATCCCGATCGAGGCGCGAATCGTCGCGATCACCGACGCGTACGACGCGATGATCAGCACGCGCTCCTACCGGAAGTCGATGACGCCCGAGGAAGCCGTGCGCGAGCTGAAACGGGCCTCCGGCTACCAGTTCGACCCGACCCTGCTGGCCGCTTTCCTCGAAGTGTTGAATCATCATTAA
- a CDS encoding glycoside hydrolase family 1 protein, whose product MSPRRIMLAALVCLALAAAGTSPAEARRTFLWGVSTAGHQVEGGDTSSQWHAWEEQGRTPERNPRATDSLARFREDIALAADMGLTAYRFSMEWCRVEPEDGRFDPVAIAHYARVAAEARARGMTPIVTLFHFAYPAWLDAPDPAGNRGWERDDAPERFARYVAAAAPALADSRPLWLTINEPLVFAIHAYFLGQFPPGKRDPFATLRVVGKLLEGHGLAYAALHRAVSGSRVSFNNMAANVHLAFTPARPTAPDLAAGSLLEAPVFQPDLTLFWLLRPRIREEVDFAAFDYYFPTALLHWRDYPHWDWPVYPGGIREAAAAYHKFFRRPVLVAENGMATRDGAERADGWTREAHLVAHAREVVRARRTGIPIFGYCYWSLLDNYEWGSFTPRFGLYSVDYSDAGLPRRPTAAVAFFRDIAKNDGVTPELERLALLR is encoded by the coding sequence ATGTCCCCGCGTCGCATTATGCTTGCCGCCCTCGTATGCCTGGCCCTGGCCGCTGCCGGCACGAGTCCGGCCGAGGCGCGCCGGACCTTCCTGTGGGGCGTCAGCACGGCGGGGCATCAGGTCGAGGGCGGGGACACGAGCAGCCAGTGGCATGCATGGGAGGAGCAGGGCCGCACGCCCGAACGCAATCCCCGCGCCACCGACTCGCTCGCGCGGTTTCGCGAGGACATCGCGCTGGCCGCCGACATGGGCTTGACGGCCTACCGCTTCAGCATGGAATGGTGCCGCGTCGAACCCGAAGACGGGCGGTTCGATCCGGTGGCCATCGCTCACTACGCCCGCGTCGCGGCCGAGGCGCGCGCCCGCGGCATGACGCCCATCGTGACCCTCTTCCACTTCGCCTATCCCGCGTGGCTGGACGCCCCCGACCCGGCTGGAAACCGCGGCTGGGAGCGTGACGACGCTCCGGAGCGCTTTGCCCGTTATGTCGCGGCCGCCGCGCCCGCCCTCGCGGACTCGCGGCCGCTCTGGCTGACCATCAACGAGCCGCTGGTCTTTGCGATCCACGCCTACTTCCTCGGACAGTTCCCGCCCGGGAAGCGCGATCCCTTTGCCACCCTGCGCGTCGTGGGGAAATTGCTGGAGGGCCACGGACTGGCCTATGCCGCGCTCCACCGGGCGGTCAGCGGCTCGCGGGTGAGCTTCAACAACATGGCGGCCAACGTCCATCTCGCATTCACTCCGGCGCGCCCGACGGCGCCCGACCTGGCCGCGGGGAGCTTGCTCGAGGCGCCCGTCTTCCAGCCCGATCTGACGCTGTTCTGGCTGCTGCGGCCGCGCATTCGCGAAGAGGTGGACTTCGCGGCCTTCGATTACTACTTCCCGACCGCCCTGCTGCACTGGCGCGACTACCCGCACTGGGACTGGCCCGTCTATCCCGGGGGCATCCGCGAGGCGGCCGCTGCCTACCACAAGTTCTTCCGCCGGCCGGTGCTGGTTGCCGAGAACGGCATGGCCACGCGCGATGGCGCCGAGCGCGCGGACGGCTGGACCCGGGAGGCCCACCTGGTGGCGCATGCCCGGGAAGTGGTCCGGGCTCGCCGCACCGGCATCCCGATCTTCGGCTACTGCTACTGGTCCCTGCTCGACAACTACGAGTGGGGCAGCTTCACGCCCCGATTCGGACTGTACTCGGTCGATTACTCGGACGCCGGCTTGCCGCGGCGACCGACCGCGGCGGTCGCGTTCTTCCGCGACATCGCCAAGAACGACGGCGTCACGCCGGAACTCGAGCGACTCGCCCTGCTGCGCTGA
- a CDS encoding aldehyde dehydrogenase family protein codes for MRQFVFGTWRDGALERQDIVGILHQARARAAVLRDLPLADILDLLDRLSRRWADPGDRFRQAALAGLPAQLGFSPQMVEQDLAGFVMALSRPYAERKIRSELGSLACLDGFERRSLPGAGPFLRAVPRGVVLHVAAGNVGSVGVLSLVEGLLAKNVGVLKAASAAPLFPELFAESLRDTDHAGDIAGAVAILNWSGRRAKHHKLFQEHADGIVVWGGEEAVREYRDGLGLQATLVEWGPKVSAALVAKEADLGAAARAAARDVSMWDQNACSSAQVIYVEDPERVPDFVSALESELSAFADRLPMGDLSLQERAEITKTRELALLDVALGTAELHVPAGDTPAARQQWTVIVETDPAFKLSPLFRTVYVKPVGSLEDCRDLLAPYASYLQTIGLAAPPERLLALADALAGCGALRLTALGEMSGGYPGEPHDGAFALQRLVKWISLGGVPPAGERFDPADFLDDRQVDALQWRRLRAVFRRVRALSPFYARRLPAADPADPAAWAALPALSKAEYRGQVPPEGREMLCGDDGDALTLRSGGSSGVPMVALISREDFEADMRAAAIGAYAAGMRPGDRVANLFYAGNLYGSFLSTNRIVEIVGCRNFPLTSAAPMADILEALATFRIDTVIGLPSHLQLVFAAMREAGGKFHLCKAFFAGEHFYAKERAYWSEVLGLERIASIGYGTVDAGPIAFQCAAAEGSVHHVLVGHQFVEVVARESLAPIPPGEVGELLVTNLHDRLMPLVRYRIGDLGRLVPGACACGRSAPRFELLGRADDVAVVGGYNLPYAAFLHVVERIPGLLTAPQLELRQPEHRDVLVVKVELDGSAGTGNLAPADGLEGELRSLLGAEIPELRKALETGQLEALEIRVLPPGGLDRLGRTGKIVHVVDRRRRTGQLL; via the coding sequence ATGCGCCAGTTCGTGTTCGGCACCTGGCGCGACGGCGCCCTCGAGCGCCAGGACATCGTCGGCATCCTGCACCAGGCGCGGGCGCGAGCCGCGGTGCTGCGCGACCTGCCGCTCGCCGACATCCTCGACCTGCTGGATCGCCTGTCGCGCCGTTGGGCCGACCCGGGCGATCGCTTCCGCCAGGCGGCGCTTGCCGGCCTCCCCGCGCAACTGGGCTTCTCGCCGCAGATGGTCGAGCAGGACCTGGCGGGTTTCGTGATGGCGCTGTCGCGGCCGTATGCCGAGCGCAAGATCCGCTCCGAACTGGGCAGCCTGGCCTGCCTGGACGGCTTCGAGCGCCGGTCCCTGCCCGGGGCCGGGCCCTTCCTGCGGGCCGTACCGCGGGGCGTCGTGCTGCACGTGGCGGCCGGCAACGTCGGCTCGGTGGGCGTGCTGTCGCTGGTGGAGGGCCTGCTGGCCAAGAACGTCGGGGTCCTGAAGGCGGCGAGCGCCGCGCCTCTCTTTCCCGAACTGTTCGCCGAGTCGCTCCGCGACACGGACCACGCGGGTGATATCGCCGGCGCGGTGGCCATCCTCAACTGGTCGGGCCGCCGCGCCAAGCATCACAAGCTCTTCCAGGAGCATGCCGACGGCATCGTGGTGTGGGGCGGCGAGGAGGCTGTCAGGGAGTACCGCGACGGACTCGGCCTGCAGGCCACCCTGGTCGAGTGGGGCCCCAAGGTCTCGGCGGCCCTGGTCGCCAAAGAGGCGGACCTCGGGGCGGCGGCCCGGGCGGCCGCGCGGGACGTGTCCATGTGGGATCAGAACGCCTGCTCCAGCGCCCAGGTGATCTACGTCGAGGACCCCGAGCGCGTGCCTGATTTCGTGTCGGCGCTCGAGAGCGAGCTCTCCGCGTTTGCCGACCGGCTGCCGATGGGCGACCTCTCGCTGCAGGAGCGCGCGGAGATCACCAAGACCCGCGAACTGGCGCTGCTCGACGTGGCCCTGGGCACCGCCGAGTTGCACGTGCCGGCCGGGGACACTCCCGCGGCGCGGCAGCAGTGGACCGTGATCGTGGAGACCGACCCCGCGTTCAAGCTGTCCCCGTTGTTCCGGACGGTGTACGTCAAGCCCGTGGGATCGCTCGAGGATTGCCGCGACCTGCTTGCGCCCTACGCGAGCTACCTCCAGACCATCGGTCTGGCCGCGCCGCCGGAGCGCCTCCTCGCCCTGGCCGATGCCCTGGCCGGCTGCGGCGCGCTGCGCCTCACGGCCCTGGGCGAGATGAGCGGCGGCTATCCGGGCGAGCCGCACGACGGCGCGTTCGCGCTGCAGCGCCTGGTGAAGTGGATCAGCCTCGGGGGCGTGCCGCCTGCCGGCGAGCGGTTCGATCCGGCCGACTTCCTCGATGACCGGCAGGTGGACGCTCTCCAGTGGCGGCGCCTGCGCGCCGTCTTCCGGCGCGTGCGCGCGCTCTCGCCCTTCTACGCCAGGCGCCTGCCGGCGGCAGATCCGGCCGATCCGGCCGCCTGGGCGGCGCTGCCCGCGCTCTCCAAGGCCGAGTACCGCGGGCAGGTTCCGCCCGAGGGGCGGGAGATGCTCTGCGGCGACGATGGCGATGCGCTGACCTTGCGGAGCGGCGGCTCCTCGGGGGTGCCGATGGTCGCCCTGATCAGCCGCGAGGACTTCGAGGCCGACATGCGGGCGGCGGCGATCGGGGCGTACGCGGCGGGGATGCGGCCGGGCGATCGGGTGGCCAACCTGTTCTACGCCGGCAACCTCTACGGCTCGTTCCTCTCCACGAATCGCATCGTCGAGATCGTGGGCTGCCGGAACTTCCCGCTGACCAGCGCCGCGCCCATGGCGGACATCCTCGAAGCGCTCGCGACCTTCCGCATCGACACCGTGATAGGCTTGCCCAGCCACTTGCAGCTCGTCTTCGCGGCCATGCGCGAGGCCGGCGGCAAGTTTCACCTCTGCAAGGCGTTCTTCGCCGGCGAGCACTTCTATGCCAAGGAGCGCGCGTACTGGTCGGAGGTCCTGGGCCTCGAGCGCATCGCCTCGATAGGTTACGGCACCGTCGATGCGGGCCCGATCGCATTCCAGTGCGCCGCGGCGGAGGGCTCGGTGCACCACGTGCTGGTCGGGCACCAGTTCGTCGAGGTCGTGGCCCGGGAGTCGCTCGCGCCGATCCCGCCGGGCGAGGTCGGCGAGTTGCTGGTGACCAACCTCCACGATCGCCTGATGCCGCTGGTGCGGTACCGCATCGGCGATCTCGGCCGCCTGGTCCCCGGCGCGTGCGCCTGCGGCCGCAGCGCGCCGCGTTTCGAACTGCTGGGCCGGGCCGACGACGTCGCGGTCGTCGGCGGCTACAACCTCCCGTACGCGGCCTTCCTCCACGTCGTCGAGCGCATCCCGGGGCTGCTCACGGCGCCCCAGCTCGAACTCCGGCAGCCGGAGCATCGGGACGTCCTGGTCGTGAAGGTGGAACTCGACGGCAGCGCGGGCACCGGCAACCTGGCGCCCGCCGACGGCCTGGAAGGCGAGCTGCGGAGCCTCCTGGGGGCCGAGATTCCGGAACTTCGCAAGGCCCTCGAGACCGGCCAGCTGGAGGCGCTCGAGATCCGCGTGCTGCCGCCCGGCGGGCTGGATCGCCTGGGACGCACCGGGAAGATCGTGCACGTGGTCGACCGGCGCCGCCGCACCGGGCAACTGCTGTAG
- a CDS encoding MFS transporter: MSGTGPLRLTGPLARGGAPRGLLRNRRFWLLWFGGAASQVGDRVHQIAVLWWALHLAGQLADAGWILVAQTVPLVLLAPLGGAIADRYPRRAVMLGCDLGRAAIAAGLAALAAGGGLTLPVVLVTTALLGALTAIFIPASMAMVPDVVDAEHLVKAGSLQEVTLQIATIAGPALGGVLVAAAGTGPAFGLNAASFALSAVALAFLGRVPAPAGAAGPRSWRADLRDGLAVAREWPAIGALLAAFGLSNFFSAPLLLYLPRYADLFGVGAAGLGFLEAALAAGTLLASFALLASRDPPGPRVLAPACLAAIGALMVGLGRVSSYLVFLGGLAAIGFALGALNVTVLAYFQRTVPPQRLGRFMGLLTAVVFAAPSLGFALAGALASNTHPGPFVTIQGWCVLAVATGLAATLARGFRADSSSSRPTAS, encoded by the coding sequence GTGTCCGGCACCGGGCCGCTCCGCCTGACCGGGCCCCTCGCCCGGGGCGGGGCGCCGCGGGGCCTCCTGCGCAACCGGCGCTTCTGGCTCCTGTGGTTTGGCGGGGCCGCCTCGCAGGTAGGCGATCGCGTCCACCAGATCGCGGTGCTGTGGTGGGCGCTGCATCTCGCAGGGCAACTGGCCGACGCCGGCTGGATCCTCGTCGCGCAGACCGTGCCGCTGGTGCTGCTCGCGCCCCTGGGCGGCGCCATCGCCGACCGGTACCCCAGGCGCGCGGTGATGCTGGGTTGCGACCTGGGCCGCGCCGCCATCGCGGCCGGGCTCGCGGCGCTTGCCGCCGGGGGTGGACTGACCCTGCCCGTGGTGCTGGTGACGACCGCGTTGCTGGGCGCGCTCACCGCCATCTTCATCCCGGCGTCCATGGCCATGGTGCCCGACGTGGTGGATGCCGAGCACCTGGTGAAAGCCGGGTCGTTGCAGGAGGTCACGCTCCAGATCGCGACGATCGCCGGGCCCGCCCTGGGCGGCGTGCTGGTCGCGGCAGCCGGCACCGGGCCCGCGTTTGGCCTCAACGCGGCCTCCTTCGCGCTCTCGGCCGTCGCGCTCGCCTTCCTGGGACGCGTGCCTGCTCCCGCCGGGGCCGCCGGCCCGCGTTCCTGGCGGGCCGATCTGCGGGACGGCCTGGCGGTGGCGCGCGAGTGGCCGGCCATCGGCGCGCTCCTTGCGGCGTTCGGGTTAAGCAACTTCTTCTCGGCGCCGTTGCTGCTGTACCTGCCCCGCTACGCCGACCTCTTCGGGGTGGGCGCCGCGGGACTGGGATTCCTGGAGGCGGCGCTCGCGGCGGGGACCCTGCTGGCGTCGTTCGCGCTGCTCGCGAGCCGCGACCCGCCCGGGCCGCGCGTCCTGGCCCCGGCCTGCCTGGCGGCGATCGGCGCCCTGATGGTCGGCCTCGGGCGCGTCTCGTCGTATCTGGTCTTCCTGGGCGGCCTGGCGGCGATCGGCTTCGCGCTGGGCGCGCTCAACGTCACGGTCCTGGCCTACTTCCAGCGCACGGTGCCGCCACAGCGACTCGGACGGTTCATGGGCCTGCTGACCGCGGTCGTGTTCGCGGCGCCTTCACTGGGCTTCGCTCTTGCGGGCGCGCTCGCGAGCAACACGCATCCCGGGCCGTTCGTGACGATACAGGGATGGTGCGTGCTGGCGGTGGCTACAGGGCTGGCTGCGACCCTGGCGCGAGGATTCCGAGCCGATTCATCATCTTCTCGACCGACTGCATCATGA